The following is a genomic window from Dehalococcoidia bacterium.
CGACTTCGCCGGGCTTTCCGTCGGCCCACTGTTCGGCTAACGTCAAGCCGCCGTCGCCTAGTTCGTGGTGTAACGCCAGTAGCACGGAAAGCCATTCGTCGTAGTCCACGCTCCACGGGTCGATGTGTGACAAGGCATCGGTGATCGTGCGTTCGTCGGCGCTGCCGGGTGTGAAGGTGGTATGGCTGCGCTTACGTTGCGCCAGGCCGGTAGTCTTGTAACGTTGGATCAGGTCTTTCACCAGAGAGAGCGGCAAGGTATTTCCAAGCCATTCCATTTCACACGCGCCGGGCTTGCCGCCATAGAAGAAGCGCACCGGGTCTTTGCACTGCCGGTCGGCGGTGCCGAATATCCACAGCAGGCTTGCCGCCGCCAGGGTATAATTCGCCGGCTGGAAGATAGGCGTATCGAGCAGGAATAGGACGCGGGCGCGGGGCTTGTCGGGCGTATGGCTCGGTGTGGTGTAGACAATGGCGGCATACTTCTGGATGAACGGTTCTTTGAGCAATACGGGGATAGAGCTTTGGCGGTCTTCGGTGTCGAAATCGAGGCCCAGGTGCTGGCCGCACTGGTAGTTCTCGGTCTTGCGCCATTGCGGATTGCACCACGTTGTTATTGGCTTGCCGTCGTA
Proteins encoded in this region:
- a CDS encoding PriCT-2 domain-containing protein — translated: MQSSELYKVAIGPAQSGKIPPGSPYWTTFNGSFQNQELPSDLIAAELYDGKPITTWCNPQWRKTENYQCGQHLGLDFDTEDRQSSIPVLLKEPFIQKYAAIVYTTPSHTPDKPRARVLFLLDTPIFQPANYTLAAASLLWIFGTADRQCKDPVRFFYGGKPGACEMEWLGNTLPLSLVKDLIQRYKTTGLAQRKRSHTTFTPGSADERTITDALSHIDPWSVDYDEWLSVLLALHHELGDGGLTLAEQWADGKPGEVERKWRGFGKYNGSPVTVGTLFKLAKDHGWQRVTTG